A region of Anguilla rostrata isolate EN2019 chromosome 10, ASM1855537v3, whole genome shotgun sequence DNA encodes the following proteins:
- the atoh1a gene encoding protein atonal homolog 1a gives MDGMNVEEWGKDAKGMSTFDGQQSSSGRGEHRGYPQDLALMDSSDPRAWLAPVQPATCAAHAEYLLHSPGSSVEGVSPSASHGSSYRKSTKSPAKVRDLCRLKGVAGTEEGRQRAPSSKPANVVQKQRRVAANARERRRMHGLNHAFDELRSVIPAFDNDKKLSKYETLQMAQIYINALSDLLQGPGATAESPKCELRSTAAYDEDSSPRGPSSSSCRRGIATAYPVQLNAMPFPYDSGAFTALLGQEMLSPTDTAKSPSEDSKDSPRSNRSDGEFSPHSHFSDSDETHLELQSEDELPELKLTSHHTF, from the coding sequence atgGATGGAATGAATGTGGAGGAATGGGGCAAAGATGCGAAAGGCATGAGCACGTTCGACGGCCAGCAGTCGAgctcggggaggggggagcaccGTGGGTACCCACAAGACCTGGCACTAATGGACAGCAGCGACCCACGCGCCTGGCTGGCTCCCGTGCAGCCTGCCACCTGCGCGGCACACGCCGAGTACCTGTTGCACTCGCCCGGCTCCAGCGTGGAAGGCGTGTCCCCTTCGGCAAGTCACGGCTCGAGCTACAGGAAGAGCACCAAGAGCCCCGCCAAAGTGCGCGACCTCTGTCGACTTAAGGGCGTCGCGGGAACGGAGGAGGGCAGACAGAGAGCTCCGTCCAGCAAACCAGCGAACGTGGTGCAGAAACAGAGGCGCGTGGCGGCCAATGCTCGCGAGAGACGGCGGATGCACGGACTGAATCATGCTTTTGACGAGCTGCGCAGCGTCATTCCGGCTTTCGACAACGACAAGAAGCTGTCCAAGTACGAGACGCTGCAGATGGCGCAGATCTACATCAACGCGCTGTCGGACCTTTTGCAGGGTCCAGGTGCAACGGCGGAGTCGCCAAAGTGCGAGCTCAGGTCCACCGCTGCCTACGACGAGGACAGCAGTCCTCGGGGACCATCGTCTTCCTCGTGTCGGAGAGGAATAGCCACAGCGTACCCGGTGCAGCTCAACGCGATGCCATTCCCATACGACAGCGGGGCGTTCACGGCGCTACTAGGACAGGAGATGCTGTCTCCCACAGACACGGCCAAGTCGCCCTCCGAGGACAGCAAAGACTCGCCCCGTTCGAACCGCAGCGACGGAGAGTTCTCCCCGCACTCGCACTTCAGCGACTCGGACGAGACACACCTGGAGCTACAGAGCGAAGACGAGCTCCCAGAACTCAAACTCACCAGCCACCATACCTTCTAA